A stretch of the Oceanicola sp. D3 genome encodes the following:
- the edd gene encoding phosphogluconate dehydratase — protein MPLNPTIAAVTDRIIARSRDARSAYLERIGKAADAGPVRAHLSCSNQAHAYAPMGQDQSALAGGTAPNIGIVTAYNDMLSAHQPFERFPDLIREAARAKGATAQVAGGVPAMCDGVTQGQPGMELSLFSRDVIALAAGVSLSHNCFDSAIYLGVCDKIVPGLIIAAATFGHIPAIFLPAGPMTSGLPNDEKAKVRQQFATGEVGRDKLMEAEMASYHGPGTCTFYGTANTNQMLMEFMGLHLPGASFVNPNTPLRDALTVAGTERALEITAAGNDYRPAGQILDEKAFVNGIVGLMATGGSTNLVLHLPAMARAAGVLLDLQDFSDISETIPLMAKVYPNGLADVNHFHAAGGLQYLIRQLLSEGLLHDDTLTVAGEGLGSYTEEPKLVDGALKWQPAAEESQNEKILRPATDPFQKTGGLKELKGSLGRGVMKVSAVAPERHVIEAKARVFNDQHDVKKAFQAGEFTEDTVVIVRFQGPKANGMPELHSLTPPLAVLQDRGLKVALVTDGRMSGASGKVPAAIHVTPEAAMGGPIGKVQDGDLVRVDATAGTLDILAEGWEARTPVQPDLTANKYGIGREMFEAFRQTVGTSDEGAAVVV, from the coding sequence GTGCCGCTCAATCCTACCATCGCCGCAGTCACCGACCGTATCATTGCCCGCTCCCGCGACGCGCGCTCCGCCTATCTTGAGCGGATCGGCAAAGCCGCCGACGCCGGGCCGGTGCGGGCGCATCTCTCCTGCTCCAATCAGGCCCACGCCTATGCGCCGATGGGCCAGGATCAATCGGCTCTGGCGGGCGGCACCGCGCCCAACATCGGCATCGTCACCGCCTATAATGACATGCTCTCGGCCCACCAGCCCTTCGAGCGCTTCCCCGATCTCATCCGCGAGGCCGCACGCGCCAAGGGCGCCACCGCGCAGGTGGCCGGCGGTGTGCCCGCCATGTGCGATGGCGTCACCCAAGGCCAGCCCGGCATGGAGCTCTCGCTGTTTTCGCGCGACGTGATCGCTTTGGCCGCCGGGGTCAGCCTCAGCCACAACTGCTTTGACAGCGCAATCTACCTCGGCGTCTGCGACAAGATCGTGCCCGGCCTCATCATCGCCGCCGCCACCTTCGGCCACATCCCGGCAATCTTCCTCCCCGCCGGCCCGATGACCTCGGGCCTGCCCAATGACGAAAAGGCCAAGGTCCGCCAGCAGTTCGCCACCGGCGAGGTGGGCCGCGACAAGCTGATGGAGGCCGAGATGGCCTCCTACCACGGCCCCGGCACCTGCACCTTCTACGGCACCGCCAATACCAACCAAATGCTGATGGAGTTCATGGGCCTCCACCTGCCCGGCGCGAGCTTCGTCAACCCCAACACCCCCCTGCGCGACGCGCTGACGGTGGCGGGCACCGAGCGCGCACTGGAGATCACGGCGGCAGGGAATGATTATCGCCCCGCCGGGCAAATCCTTGACGAAAAAGCCTTCGTCAACGGCATCGTCGGCCTCATGGCCACCGGCGGCTCCACCAATCTCGTGCTCCACCTGCCCGCCATGGCGCGGGCCGCAGGCGTGCTCCTCGACCTTCAGGATTTCTCGGACATCTCCGAAACCATCCCGCTGATGGCCAAGGTCTACCCCAACGGCCTGGCCGACGTGAACCACTTCCACGCCGCCGGGGGCCTGCAATACCTCATCCGCCAGCTGCTCTCCGAGGGCCTGCTGCATGACGATACGCTCACGGTCGCGGGCGAAGGCCTCGGCAGCTACACCGAAGAACCCAAGCTGGTGGATGGCGCGCTGAAGTGGCAGCCCGCCGCCGAAGAAAGCCAGAACGAAAAGATCCTCCGCCCCGCCACCGATCCCTTCCAAAAGACCGGCGGGTTGAAAGAGCTGAAAGGCTCGCTGGGCCGCGGCGTGATGAAGGTCTCCGCCGTCGCCCCCGAGCGCCACGTGATCGAGGCCAAGGCCCGCGTCTTCAACGACCAGCACGACGTGAAAAAAGCCTTCCAGGCCGGCGAGTTCACCGAAGACACCGTGGTCATCGTCCGCTTCCAGGGCCCCAAGGCCAACGGCATGCCCGAGTTGCACAGCCTCACCCCGCCCCTCGCCGTGCTGCAAGATCGCGGGCTGAAGGTGGCGCTAGTCACCGATGGCCGCATGTCCGGCGCCTCCGGTAAGGTGCCCGCCGCCATCCATGTCACCCCCGAGGCCGCAATGGGCGGTCCGATCGGCAAGGTGCAGGATGGCGACCTCGTTCGCGTTGACGCCACCGCCGGAACGCTCGATATTCTCGCCGAAGGATGGGAGGCCCGCACCCCGGTGCAGCCCGACCTCACCGCCAATAAATACGGGATCGGCCGCGAGATGTTCGAGGCCTTCCGCCAAACCGTCGGCACCTCCGACGAAGGCGCCGCTGTCGTCGTCTGA
- the eda gene encoding bifunctional 4-hydroxy-2-oxoglutarate aldolase/2-dehydro-3-deoxy-phosphogluconate aldolase — protein MNAAEASVKTKEICTLAPVVPVLVVDDAAHAAPLAKALVAGGLPALEVTLRTPAALDVIRAMSEVEGGVVGAGTLLTPEDVKNAVAAGAKFGVSPGATDTLLQACEDEGLPLLPGAATATEAMALLERGYTAMKFFPAEASGGAPALKAIGAPIPQISFCPTGGVSLKNANDYLSLSNVMCVGGSWVAPGDKVKSGDWAGITALAKEAAALPR, from the coding sequence ATGAATGCCGCCGAAGCCTCTGTGAAAACAAAAGAAATCTGCACCCTGGCGCCCGTGGTTCCGGTGCTGGTGGTCGATGACGCCGCCCATGCCGCCCCGCTCGCCAAGGCACTGGTCGCAGGCGGCCTGCCCGCGCTTGAAGTCACCCTGCGCACCCCCGCCGCGCTCGACGTGATCCGCGCCATGAGCGAGGTCGAAGGCGGCGTCGTGGGTGCTGGCACCCTGCTCACCCCCGAAGACGTCAAAAACGCCGTCGCCGCAGGGGCCAAGTTCGGCGTCAGCCCCGGCGCAACCGACACGCTGCTCCAAGCCTGCGAAGACGAGGGCCTGCCCCTCCTCCCCGGCGCCGCCACCGCCACCGAGGCCATGGCCCTGCTGGAGCGCGGCTATACCGCGATGAAGTTCTTCCCCGCCGAAGCCTCAGGCGGCGCCCCCGCGCTCAAGGCCATCGGCGCTCCGATCCCGCAGATCAGCTTCTGCCCCACCGGCGGCGTCAGCCTGAAAAACGCCAACGACTACCTGAGCCTGTCCAACGTGATGTGCGTCGGCGGCAGCTGGGTGGCTCCCGGCGACAAGGTCAAATCCGGCGATTGGGCGGGCATCACCGCACTGGCAAAAGAGGCCGCTGCGCTCCCGCGCTGA
- a CDS encoding CHAT domain-containing tetratricopeptide repeat protein: MSCLRLILLALSLALASPGVAQDRGKTTEQIAADADEEALFELYSQGRIEEALPAAEALQRALEAAYGTYSERALLNHALVGNILERVGRRKESLEMTRRVLDLWVTHHGRNHPQAQRARMNLAMALSNSRRAGEAMPYALEALEFAQGHWGPDHVTTLFFRSNVAGLMERTGKFEAAMEEFRAVAEALEGASGVRAGRHRANAYSHAARMAEQLGRYDEALQLYVEAVVATRAAFGNKHPVLQTVLYKGGRLAAQLRYFDVAAEVLLESAELAEALYGAKSRQTNEANAMIALLLTREGPGAQYYDIGVGLLDTVLANMEETLGRTHPSLSEPLAWAATLANEQGRWARALELGRWSAEIGTSMASPWFDALAAAEEAGAMTAEEAAEEAFEVAQSSYFSVASSSTRLLGQRLELSREGVGDAARRYTDNIRRRNELQAALLDYSGLPLEDREPARLEAMQAELAATIAEMETLQAELAGRDRWLNGLRAGEAARAEAVRAQLKPGEAVVIIDTASKPGVSSRIVIVSRDSAAWAEVPASHEELAALVERVRAGIELKIGVRAAVSLSAASGEAPQEFDNAAAAALYALTFGQVAEALEGMDHLYVELRGPISSLPPQLMLRSETDGGLAGADWLLRHHAVTVIPSVLSLRISALGAEAGRAPEPFLGVANPNYGAKAPASNARMAALRSGLAPLPETAGEVRAVASAVQAGDGAVLEAAAASEAAVKAGALDRFRVLYFATHGLMAGDAVGGAVLDEPALALTPGGAEDGFLKVSEIARLKLNADWVVLSACNTAVGGEPGGEALSGLAQGFFYAGARALLVSHWPVESQSAVALMTDIFARRAADPALTAAQAQRQASLALMEQPKWSHPAYWAPFILVGDPG; encoded by the coding sequence ATGAGCTGCCTTCGCCTGATCCTTCTTGCGCTCTCTCTCGCCCTTGCCAGCCCGGGTGTTGCCCAGGACAGGGGGAAGACCACAGAACAGATCGCGGCAGACGCCGATGAAGAGGCGCTGTTTGAGCTTTACTCTCAAGGTCGTATTGAGGAGGCGCTGCCCGCTGCCGAGGCGCTGCAACGCGCGCTGGAGGCGGCCTATGGCACCTATTCCGAGCGGGCGCTGCTGAACCACGCGCTGGTTGGCAATATCCTTGAACGTGTCGGGCGCAGGAAAGAGTCGTTGGAGATGACCCGCCGCGTGCTCGACCTTTGGGTAACGCACCATGGGCGCAACCATCCGCAGGCCCAGCGTGCCCGGATGAACCTTGCGATGGCACTCTCGAACTCCCGCCGCGCTGGCGAGGCGATGCCCTATGCCCTCGAAGCCCTGGAATTTGCGCAAGGCCATTGGGGACCGGACCATGTGACCACGCTGTTCTTTCGCTCCAACGTTGCCGGGCTGATGGAGCGGACCGGGAAGTTTGAGGCGGCGATGGAGGAGTTCAGGGCCGTGGCCGAGGCCTTGGAGGGCGCCAGCGGCGTCAGGGCGGGGCGGCACCGGGCAAACGCCTACAGCCATGCGGCCCGGATGGCTGAACAACTGGGGCGCTATGACGAGGCTCTCCAGCTTTATGTGGAGGCGGTTGTGGCAACCCGTGCCGCCTTTGGAAACAAGCACCCTGTGTTGCAAACCGTGCTCTACAAGGGGGGGCGGCTGGCTGCGCAGTTGCGGTATTTCGATGTGGCTGCTGAGGTTTTGCTGGAAAGCGCTGAACTGGCCGAGGCGCTTTATGGCGCGAAGAGCCGCCAGACCAATGAGGCCAATGCCATGATCGCGCTCCTGCTGACCCGCGAGGGGCCGGGGGCGCAGTATTACGACATAGGCGTCGGCTTGCTCGACACGGTGCTGGCCAACATGGAAGAAACGTTGGGCCGCACCCATCCGTCGCTTTCCGAGCCGCTGGCTTGGGCCGCCACGCTGGCCAACGAGCAGGGGCGCTGGGCGCGGGCGCTGGAGCTTGGGCGCTGGTCGGCAGAGATCGGCACGTCGATGGCGAGCCCGTGGTTTGATGCTTTGGCCGCCGCCGAGGAGGCCGGGGCGATGACTGCGGAGGAGGCCGCCGAAGAGGCCTTTGAGGTGGCGCAGTCCAGCTATTTTTCGGTGGCCTCCAGCAGCACGCGGTTGCTTGGCCAGCGGCTGGAGTTGAGCCGGGAGGGCGTGGGGGATGCCGCGCGGCGTTACACGGACAACATTCGCCGCCGCAACGAGCTTCAGGCTGCGCTGCTCGACTACTCCGGCCTGCCGCTGGAGGACCGCGAGCCTGCCCGGCTGGAGGCCATGCAGGCCGAACTGGCCGCCACCATCGCAGAGATGGAGACGTTGCAGGCCGAATTGGCGGGCCGTGACCGCTGGCTGAATGGTTTGCGTGCGGGCGAAGCGGCGCGCGCGGAGGCGGTGCGCGCGCAGCTCAAACCCGGCGAGGCGGTGGTGATCATCGACACGGCAAGCAAGCCGGGCGTCTCGAGCCGCATCGTGATTGTCAGTCGCGACAGCGCGGCCTGGGCCGAGGTGCCTGCGAGCCATGAGGAACTGGCGGCTCTGGTGGAGCGGGTGCGGGCGGGGATTGAGCTGAAGATCGGGGTGCGGGCGGCGGTTTCGCTGAGCGCTGCCAGCGGCGAGGCCCCGCAGGAGTTTGACAATGCCGCCGCCGCCGCGCTTTACGCGCTGACCTTTGGGCAGGTGGCGGAGGCGCTGGAGGGGATGGACCACCTCTATGTGGAGTTGCGCGGCCCAATCTCTTCGCTGCCGCCGCAGCTTATGCTGCGCTCGGAGACGGACGGGGGCCTTGCCGGGGCGGATTGGCTGCTGCGCCATCACGCGGTGACGGTGATCCCCTCGGTTTTGTCGCTGCGGATCTCGGCCTTGGGGGCCGAAGCGGGGCGCGCGCCCGAGCCTTTCCTTGGCGTGGCCAATCCCAACTACGGCGCAAAAGCCCCGGCGAGCAATGCCCGCATGGCGGCGCTGCGCTCGGGGCTTGCACCGCTGCCGGAGACGGCGGGCGAGGTGCGTGCGGTGGCCAGTGCGGTGCAGGCGGGCGATGGCGCGGTGCTGGAGGCGGCGGCGGCCAGCGAAGCGGCGGTAAAGGCCGGGGCGCTGGACCGGTTTCGGGTGCTCTACTTTGCAACCCACGGGCTGATGGCGGGTGATGCGGTGGGCGGCGCGGTGCTGGATGAGCCAGCCTTGGCGCTCACCCCCGGCGGGGCGGAAGACGGGTTTTTGAAGGTGTCCGAGATCGCCCGGCTGAAGCTGAACGCCGATTGGGTTGTGCTTTCGGCTTGCAACACCGCCGTGGGCGGAGAGCCGGGCGGCGAGGCGCTTTCGGGGCTGGCGCAGGGCTTCTTCTATGCGGGCGCGCGTGCCTTGCTGGTGAGCCATTGGCCGGTGGAGAGCCAGAGCGCCGTGGCGCTGATGACAGACATCTTTGCCCGCCGCGCCGCTGACCCGGCGCTGACGGCCGCGCAGGCCCAGCGGCAGGCCTCGCTGGCGCTGATGGAGCAGCCGAAGTGGAGCCACCCTGCCTATTGGGCCCCGTTCATTCTGGTGGGCGATCCCGGCTGA
- a CDS encoding glutamine-synthetase adenylyltransferase has protein sequence MTFASQITRLPIAVDQGAAATAREAAGWATGQVAELIGGAAGSAPYLAGLIGKEAEWLETALAAPVDQVVPGVLAAAAAEGDVAVALRVAKRRLALFTALADLGGVWPLEKVTGALTELADCAVQLAWRRALEREAARRKSALEPGDVDDDLCGIFVLAMGKMGAHELNYSSDIDLIVLFDQDRWPERDFHELRTSLVRATREAAKTLSDNTAEGYVFRTDLRLRPDPSVTPVCLSMEAAERYYESLGRTWERAAHIKARVCAGDLEAGAGYLERLRPFIWRKHLDFAAIQDAHDMRLAIREHKGLYGTALEGRDLKLGRGGIREIEFFTQTRQIIAGGRDPELRVRGTVDGLARLAEKGWVGEAEAAQLAEDYRAHRELEHRIQMVHDQQTHALPKDAEGIERVARLAGEGDTEAFRARLEERLERVATLAEGFFAPGKKRKGEGEPEWSEGAREIMARWQGYAAFRSTRAGELFARIRPELMTQLGGAAKPEEALGAFDGFLRGLPAGVQIFSLFASNPQLLGLIVDICATAPELAEYLSRNAGVLDAVIGGDFFADWPGVEVLDAALREEMARAGDYEGKLDTARRWAKEWHFRIGVHLLRGHASALVAGQQYALLAEAVLRAVYPVVEAEHARRHGPAPGRGAVVLGMGSLGAGWLNARSDLDLIVIYDAAGVEASEGKRPLTAGAWYARLTKALVTALTALMAEGRLYEVDMRLRPSGNSGPVATSLAAFAAYQRKEAWTWEHLALTRARVICGAEVLAGEVEAVRCEVLAARHDRAKVLADVAEMRARIFEAKRPEGGLEAKIGPGRMQDIELAAQAAALLGGVPARRLADQLAAGALCDGTDVLARSYALMQQVQGCARLLSEGPLEVEGMGEGARALLARETGVEPVEALAGRMDEAAAAAAEVIERALDGAGKEG, from the coding sequence TATCTCGCCGGGTTGATCGGCAAGGAGGCCGAATGGCTGGAAACGGCGCTGGCCGCGCCGGTGGATCAGGTGGTGCCGGGGGTGCTCGCCGCAGCTGCCGCAGAGGGGGACGTGGCGGTGGCGCTGCGGGTGGCAAAGCGGCGGTTGGCACTGTTCACGGCGCTGGCCGATCTGGGCGGGGTCTGGCCGCTGGAGAAGGTGACAGGCGCGCTCACCGAGCTGGCTGACTGCGCCGTGCAACTGGCTTGGCGGCGGGCGTTGGAGCGGGAAGCGGCGCGGCGCAAGTCGGCGCTGGAGCCGGGCGATGTGGATGACGACCTCTGCGGTATCTTCGTGCTGGCCATGGGCAAGATGGGCGCGCATGAGCTGAACTATTCCTCGGACATCGACCTCATCGTGCTGTTCGATCAGGATCGCTGGCCGGAGCGGGACTTTCATGAGCTGCGCACCAGCCTCGTGCGAGCCACCCGCGAGGCGGCCAAGACGCTGAGTGACAACACGGCGGAGGGCTATGTCTTCCGCACCGATCTGCGGCTCAGGCCCGATCCGAGCGTGACGCCGGTGTGCCTGAGCATGGAAGCCGCAGAGCGTTATTATGAGAGCCTTGGGCGCACATGGGAGCGGGCGGCGCATATCAAGGCGCGGGTTTGCGCGGGGGATCTGGAGGCGGGGGCGGGCTATCTGGAGCGGCTGAGGCCCTTCATCTGGCGCAAGCACCTCGACTTTGCCGCCATTCAGGACGCCCATGACATGCGTTTGGCGATCCGCGAGCATAAGGGGCTGTACGGCACGGCGCTGGAGGGGCGCGACCTGAAGCTGGGGCGTGGCGGCATTCGGGAGATCGAGTTTTTCACCCAGACCCGGCAGATCATTGCGGGCGGGCGCGACCCGGAACTGAGGGTGCGCGGCACGGTGGACGGGCTGGCGCGGCTGGCGGAGAAGGGTTGGGTTGGCGAGGCCGAGGCGGCGCAACTGGCCGAGGATTACCGGGCGCACCGGGAGTTGGAGCATCGGATTCAGATGGTGCACGACCAACAGACCCATGCGCTGCCCAAGGATGCCGAGGGCATTGAGCGGGTGGCGCGGCTGGCGGGCGAGGGGGACACAGAGGCCTTTCGGGCGCGGCTGGAAGAGCGGCTGGAGCGGGTGGCAACGCTGGCCGAGGGCTTCTTTGCACCGGGAAAGAAGCGTAAGGGCGAGGGGGAGCCGGAGTGGAGCGAGGGCGCGCGCGAGATCATGGCGCGCTGGCAGGGCTATGCGGCCTTTCGCTCGACCCGCGCGGGTGAGCTCTTTGCCCGGATTCGCCCGGAGCTGATGACCCAGCTGGGCGGCGCGGCGAAGCCGGAGGAGGCGCTGGGGGCCTTTGACGGCTTCTTGCGGGGCCTGCCAGCGGGGGTGCAGATTTTCTCGCTTTTCGCCTCCAACCCGCAGCTCTTGGGGCTGATCGTGGATATCTGCGCCACCGCGCCGGAGCTGGCGGAATACCTCAGCCGGAACGCGGGCGTGCTGGATGCGGTGATTGGCGGCGATTTCTTTGCCGATTGGCCGGGTGTGGAGGTGCTTGACGCGGCGCTGCGCGAAGAGATGGCGCGGGCCGGGGATTATGAGGGCAAGCTCGACACCGCGCGGCGCTGGGCGAAGGAGTGGCATTTTCGGATTGGGGTGCATTTGCTGCGCGGCCATGCCTCGGCGCTGGTGGCAGGGCAGCAATATGCGCTGCTGGCCGAAGCGGTGCTGCGCGCGGTTTATCCAGTGGTGGAGGCCGAGCACGCAAGGCGGCATGGGCCAGCACCGGGACGGGGCGCTGTGGTGCTGGGCATGGGCTCGCTTGGGGCGGGTTGGCTCAATGCCCGCTCGGACCTCGACCTGATCGTCATCTACGACGCGGCCGGTGTGGAGGCGAGCGAGGGCAAGCGCCCCCTTACCGCAGGGGCGTGGTATGCGCGGCTGACCAAGGCGCTGGTGACGGCGCTCACCGCGCTGATGGCCGAAGGGCGGTTGTATGAAGTGGATATGCGGCTGCGGCCCTCGGGCAACTCGGGGCCGGTGGCGACCTCTCTGGCCGCCTTTGCCGCCTATCAGCGCAAGGAAGCGTGGACATGGGAGCATCTGGCGCTCACGCGGGCGCGGGTGATTTGCGGCGCGGAGGTGTTGGCGGGCGAGGTGGAGGCGGTGCGTTGCGAAGTTTTGGCCGCCCGCCACGACCGGGCCAAGGTGCTGGCCGATGTGGCCGAGATGCGGGCGCGGATCTTTGAGGCCAAGCGCCCCGAAGGCGGGCTGGAGGCCAAGATTGGCCCCGGGCGGATGCAGGACATCGAACTCGCGGCGCAGGCGGCGGCCTTGCTGGGCGGGGTGCCCGCGCGGCGGTTGGCGGACCAACTTGCGGCGGGCGCGCTTTGCGACGGCACCGATGTTTTGGCCCGCTCCTATGCCTTGATGCAGCAGGTGCAGGGCTGTGCAAGGCTGCTCAGCGAAGGGCCGCTGGAGGTGGAGGGCATGGGCGAGGGCGCGCGCGCATTGCTGGCCCGCGAGACCGGGGTGGAGCCGGTTGAGGCGCTTGCGGGCCGCATGGATGAAGCCGCCGCAGCGGCGGCAGAGGTGATTGAACGGGCGCTGGATGGCGCCGGAAAGGAAGGCTGA
- a CDS encoding CHAT domain-containing tetratricopeptide repeat protein has translation MRFLITAFFLLFALPVGAQSYDLTAEEQAAYDAGQDAIRQKDFAEAEARFRQVVASMGERMPANHPARLSIEGDVAGVLAMQKRWDEAVALRRDVLARFREVSSVYSPLHAIAQMGLAKLLADTGARREALPLAIEAVSVAEQIHGDDDFVANVWRGELADIMADLGLHADAEALWARSLEGLDRAIAEGVPGGTNGLQLSAMSFAEKRAFSLEVLGRDEEAVAAMADALERRRAFWGDDDAGVLAMTLELAKLKMFAGDTEGMHATIAQVMPKIVAEYGDSPMLATALSYDAIWWLYQEFGSEAFHKGVEMLERADAMFEATLPKPRGEGFRHEGWGRTLLNLAAVRMDLEDWLGAMDAVLRAEKLGHASRNTLVRVLDGAGVAKAKPWREIVPDALRIAQRSGVTDAGHALEQMAARVSLGDSPAAKLHRAITDAVDREAALQAEYAALLRLPAGQRDYAREVALKADLSEVSLTQKRLTEELHKTAPDFTALINDGLAESDELRALLGPDEAIILFDIGERDGDYDFVFVITDETTYWLPMPVEPTALAAAVADLRAAVDNRLGVRAATALKGAGGPAPEFPLEAAHYLYAQTFGQIADLIEGKTHLYVELRGPLTAIPPHLMVRNEAASMEEADWLIRHHAITVVPSVFALKAMEIAAGKPRASEPILGIANPDFDPSGSAPVQASSNRGGALAPLPETFEEVRDVAGSMGAGEGAVLQQGAASEAAVKAADLERFRVLYFATHGLVSGDEVKESVVEEPALALTPGGGEDGLLTASEIALLRMNPDWVVLSACNTAVGETPDAEALSGLAQAFLYAGARALLVSHWPVESQSAVSLMTDIFARRAADPELSAAEAQRQAMLAMIDGPRAEWRHPAYWAPFILVGDPDR, from the coding sequence ATGAGATTTTTGATTACCGCATTCTTTCTGCTCTTTGCCCTGCCGGTGGGCGCGCAATCCTATGATCTGACCGCTGAGGAGCAGGCGGCTTATGACGCCGGGCAGGATGCGATCCGCCAGAAGGACTTTGCCGAGGCGGAGGCGCGGTTTCGGCAGGTGGTGGCCAGCATGGGCGAGAGAATGCCTGCCAACCATCCGGCGAGATTGAGCATCGAGGGCGACGTGGCCGGGGTGCTGGCGATGCAGAAGCGCTGGGACGAGGCGGTTGCCCTGCGGCGCGATGTGTTGGCCCGGTTTCGCGAGGTATCGTCGGTTTACAGCCCGTTGCACGCGATTGCGCAGATGGGGCTGGCCAAGCTGCTGGCTGATACCGGCGCAAGGCGCGAGGCGCTGCCATTGGCGATTGAAGCGGTGAGCGTGGCCGAGCAGATCCACGGCGATGATGACTTCGTCGCCAATGTCTGGCGCGGTGAGCTGGCTGATATCATGGCCGATCTGGGGCTGCATGCCGATGCCGAGGCGCTCTGGGCGCGCTCGCTCGAGGGGCTGGACCGGGCGATTGCAGAGGGCGTTCCGGGGGGCACGAACGGGTTGCAGCTTTCGGCCATGAGCTTTGCCGAGAAGCGGGCGTTTTCGCTGGAGGTGCTGGGGCGCGACGAGGAGGCCGTGGCTGCAATGGCCGATGCGCTGGAGCGGCGGCGGGCGTTTTGGGGCGATGATGATGCCGGGGTGCTGGCGATGACGCTGGAGCTGGCCAAGCTCAAGATGTTTGCGGGCGATACAGAGGGGATGCATGCGACCATCGCGCAGGTGATGCCAAAGATCGTGGCGGAGTATGGCGACAGCCCGATGCTGGCCACGGCGCTCTCTTACGATGCGATCTGGTGGCTCTATCAGGAGTTCGGCTCGGAGGCCTTCCACAAGGGTGTGGAGATGCTGGAGCGGGCGGATGCGATGTTTGAGGCGACCCTGCCCAAACCGAGGGGCGAGGGCTTTCGTCATGAGGGGTGGGGGCGCACGTTGCTGAACCTTGCCGCCGTGCGGATGGATCTGGAGGATTGGCTGGGCGCGATGGATGCGGTGCTGAGGGCCGAGAAGCTGGGCCATGCGAGCCGCAACACGCTGGTGCGGGTGCTCGACGGGGCCGGGGTGGCGAAGGCGAAGCCGTGGCGCGAGATCGTGCCGGATGCCTTGCGGATCGCGCAGCGCTCGGGGGTGACGGATGCGGGCCATGCGCTGGAGCAGATGGCGGCGCGGGTCAGCCTCGGGGACAGCCCGGCGGCCAAGCTGCACCGGGCGATCACCGATGCGGTGGATCGGGAGGCGGCACTTCAGGCCGAATATGCCGCGCTGCTGCGGCTGCCTGCGGGGCAGCGGGATTATGCCCGGGAGGTGGCGCTGAAGGCCGACCTTTCGGAGGTGAGCCTGACGCAGAAGCGGCTGACCGAGGAGTTGCACAAGACCGCGCCGGATTTTACCGCGCTGATCAACGATGGGTTGGCGGAGAGCGATGAGTTGCGCGCGCTGCTCGGCCCCGATGAGGCGATCATCCTGTTTGATATCGGTGAGCGTGACGGGGATTACGACTTTGTCTTCGTCATCACCGACGAAACCACCTATTGGCTGCCGATGCCGGTGGAGCCAACCGCCTTGGCCGCCGCTGTGGCCGATCTGCGCGCGGCGGTGGACAACCGGCTTGGCGTGCGTGCGGCGACTGCCCTGAAGGGCGCAGGTGGCCCCGCGCCAGAGTTTCCGCTGGAGGCGGCGCATTACCTTTATGCGCAGACCTTTGGGCAAATCGCGGACCTGATTGAGGGCAAGACCCATCTATACGTAGAGCTGCGCGGGCCGCTAACGGCGATTCCGCCGCATCTGATGGTGCGCAACGAGGCGGCCAGCATGGAAGAGGCGGATTGGTTGATCCGCCACCATGCGATTACCGTTGTGCCCTCGGTCTTCGCATTGAAGGCGATGGAGATTGCTGCGGGCAAGCCGCGGGCGTCTGAGCCGATCCTCGGGATCGCCAACCCGGACTTCGACCCAAGCGGCAGCGCCCCGGTGCAGGCCTCTTCCAACCGGGGCGGGGCGCTGGCACCGCTGCCGGAAACCTTTGAAGAGGTGCGCGATGTGGCGGGCTCGATGGGTGCGGGCGAGGGGGCCGTGCTGCAACAGGGAGCGGCAAGCGAGGCAGCGGTGAAGGCGGCTGATCTGGAGCGCTTCAGGGTGCTGTACTTTGCCACGCATGGGCTTGTTTCAGGCGATGAGGTGAAGGAGAGCGTGGTGGAAGAGCCCGCGCTGGCGCTTACCCCGGGCGGTGGCGAGGACGGGCTGCTGACGGCCAGCGAAATTGCGCTGCTGAGGATGAACCCCGACTGGGTGGTGCTGAGTGCTTGCAACACGGCGGTGGGCGAGACGCCGGATGCTGAAGCGCTGTCTGGCTTGGCGCAGGCCTTCCTCTATGCCGGGGCGCGGGCGCTGCTGGTCAGCCATTGGCCGGTGGAGAGCCAGAGCGCGGTGAGCCTGATGACCGATATCTTTGCCCGCCGCGCCGCCGACCCGGAGCTTTCTGCCGCGGAAGCCCAGCGGCAGGCGATGTTGGCGATGATCGACGGGCCGCGCGCAGAGTGGCGCCACCCGGCCTATTGGGCCCCGTTCATCCTTGTGGGAGACCCGGACCGATGA